In the Sarcophilus harrisii chromosome 3, mSarHar1.11, whole genome shotgun sequence genome, one interval contains:
- the LOC100916555 gene encoding zinc finger protein 883 produces MAPGSRSPSSQVLVTFKDIVVDFTEEEWGLLNHSQKELYKEVMLDNVQNLLSLVVETRIEVNEMSRKLRILMEESNVQRFLSDPFSDFTLSEIHESNIKVDQSLIKVKNPKSDFELDETGKRFRQPSFLNHCLLDCDYRKYFTELIKDFQSLENPPEMQLYPDNQSEMAFSKSSDLIRYQKSDTGEIFCVGKEAGKALNKNSKLTTHQQIHTRKQPDKYNEFEAISSHYSSVVDPPKFDLEFGECEKAFGLNSDVDRLQKMHTGEFYKCNECGKSFYYKSLLFCHQRIHTKQKPFEYNQCGKTYTKRFSLAEHQRIHTGEKQLDFNQPGKAVTKSSNPVQHQTIHNGDKPFDCKECGKAFTKRSLLATHQRIHTGEKPFVCNQCGKAFTQRGSLTEHQRIHTGEKPFKCNQCGKAFRYSSHLAEHQRMHTGEKPFDCNQCGKAFTTRSCLVKHQRIHTGEKPFDCNQCGKAFTQKDSLAEHQRIHTGEKPFDCNQCGKTFTKRCRLAEHLRIHTGEKPFDCNHCGKAFTMRSSLATHQRIHTGEKPFDCKHCGKVFTKSSYLAQHQRIHTGEKPYGCNQCGKAFTQRSSLAKHQRIHSGEKPYKCNQCGKTFTKSSSLAVHQKIHTGEQHFDCNQCGKTFTRRCHLARHQIIHMGEKHFDCNQCGKAFTKKCHLAKHQRLHSRANITKMTILPKLISIFNVFSNDQKFVLMN; encoded by the exons ATGGCCCCCGGCAGCCGGAGCCCCTCGTCCCAG GTGTTGGTGACATTCAAGGATATAGTGGTAGACTTCACTGAAGAGGAATGGGGGCTCTTGAACCATTCTCAGAAGGAGCTCTACAAGGAGGTTATGTTGGATAATGTCCAGAATTTGCTGTCTCTGG ttgtaGAGACCAGGATTGAAGTAAATGAGATGAGTAGAAAGCTGCGGATTTTGATGGAAGAAAGTAACGTACAAAGATTCTTGAGTGATCCTTTCTCTGACTTCACTTTGAGTGAAATCCATGAATCTAATATCAAAGTTGATCAAAGTTTAATCAAAGTTAAAAATCCAAAGAGTGACTTTGAATTGGATGAAACTGGAAAGAGATTCAGACAACCTTCATTCCTAAATCACTGTCTTCTTGATTGTGACTATAGGAAATATTTTACTGAACTGATAAAGGATTTTCAGTCCCTGGAGAACCCTCCTGAAATGCAACTATATCCAGATAATCAATCAGAAATGGCCTTCAGCAAGAGTTCAGACCTCATTAGATATCAGAAAAGTGATACTGGAGAAATATTTTGTGTAGGTAAAGAAGCTGGGAAGGCCTTGAATAAGAACTCTAAGCTCACTACTCATCAGCAAATTCACACTAGAAAGCAACCTGATAAATACAATGAATTTGAAGCAATCTCATCTCATTATTCATCTGTGGTTGACCCTCCTAAATTTGATCTTGAATTTGGTGAGTGTGAGAAAGCCTTtggtttgaactcagatgttgATAGACTTCAGAAGATGCATACTGGAGagttttataaatgtaatgaatgtgggaagagTTTCTATTACAAATCACTCCTTTTTTGCCATCAAAGAATCCACACCAAACAGAAACCATTTGAAtataatcagtgtggaaagacttacacaaagaGGTTTAGTCTtgctgaacatcagagaatccacactggagagaaacagTTAGATTTTAATCAACCTGGGAAGGCTGTGACCAAGAGCTCCAATCCTGTTCAGCATCAGACAATCCACAATGGAGATAAACCTTTTGATTGTAaagaatgtggaaaggctttcaccaagaggtcccttctagctacacatcagagaatccacactggagagaaaccttttgtttgtaatcagtgtggaaaagctttcacaCAGAGGGGCAGTcttactgaacatcagagaatccacactggagagaaaccttttaaatgtaatcaatgtggaaaggctttcagataTAGCTCCCATCTTGCTGAACATCAAAGAatgcacactggagagaaaccttttgattgtaatcagtgtggaaaagcCTTTACAACGAGATCCTGTCTTgttaaacatcagagaatccacactggagagaaaccttttgattgtaatcagtgtggaaaagctttcacaCAGAAAGACAGTCTTGCTGAACATcaaagaatccatactggagagaaaccttttgattgtaatcagtgtggaaagactttcaccaAAAGGTGCCGTCTTGCCGAACATCTGAGAATCCACACTGGTGAAAAACCTTTTGATTGCAATCACTGTGGAAAAGCTTTCACAATGAGGTCAAGTCTTGCTacccatcagagaatccatactggagagaagccttttgATTGTAAACATTGTGGAAAGGTTTTCACAAAGAGCTCCTATCTTGCtcagcatcagagaattcacactggagaaaagccttatggatgtaatcagtgtggaaaggcctTTACACAAAGATCTAGTCttgctaaacatcagagaattcactctggagagaaaccttataaatgtaatcaatgtggaaagacatTCACAAAGAGCTCTAGTCTAGCTGTACATCAGAAaatccatactggagagcaaCATTTTGattgtaatcaatgtggaaagactttcacacgAAGGTGCCATCTTGCTAGACATCAGATAATCCACATGGGGGAGAAACATTTTGattgtaatcagtgtggaaaggctttcacaaaaaAGTGCCATCTTGCTAAACATCAACGATTGCACAGTAgggctaatataacaaaaatgacaattttgcctaaacTAATTTCTATATTCAATGTCTTCTCTAATGACCAAAAGTTTGTTTTGATGAATTAG